In Aegilops tauschii subsp. strangulata cultivar AL8/78 chromosome 3, Aet v6.0, whole genome shotgun sequence, one genomic interval encodes:
- the LOC109757481 gene encoding disease resistance protein RPM1-like — MAEPVLASLIHVLGSLLSSRATDHGRRLWSVSRDVGWLRDELHSMQLFLHEMEVCSIEGGVAREAWIDQMRDIMSDSEDAIDIFDASQVQGCCVLGKLRSRHDVGARIRRIRAQLSDISRRRLEYAVERPRESSDKWIHGLLASSPMVHDIDVVGLDKYLDVLLRHILDGGLESELSVISLVGMGGVGKTTLAKKAYTNPDVKKHFECCAWIYVSKTMELRSILCEMVKGLMRIPSAEASSLCEKRLQELLLSGLGCKKFLLVFDDVWDRGLWDIIKLVLPRNCSGSRVLVTTRNAAVAGSVEGAKSTVQQLQPLPFEDSWNLFCKKAFLQDGICPDAVKETAEDIVKKCVGLPLAIVAAGSMMSGKEQTDTEWKSVLASIQKDLSNGQMGIQQTLLSSYRDLPHPLKPCFMLLSVIPYKSQISRKKLVRLWIAEGFVKEKADETLEITAEKYLAELINKSMVEVATASISGRVKACRVHDLLHDLAIWLSENEKFSIICADKGPSVSDRRVSLQMPHVSFSNERKKRLRSVFMFNNSAPTAIKCNVISRSFGLVRILDFEDGNMLELPKEIGGLVHLRYLGLRGTKLKKLPRTMNKLYHLQTLDIRKTQIKRITFQIKCLRNLRHLEMKQDDQCIQIPIGFNQLDKLQILTGLQASTAVVREIASLTQLKKLSIEDLKNEDAKELCSSVNNMKELSYLSIFPSDGTRPLDLAMLEPSSCLQKLNLAGSLQTLPNWFAQLDNLTKLRLSFSQLEDDPLSVLVRLPNLMFLQLNNAYKGKVMRCCRSGFLKLKIFIITELEELERWDVVDGAMPCVQEVWIMSCAKLAAIPAGFQSLATLQRLRLVGMPSSFLGKLGDGGDDFIRVRHIPSIQTIQQFGQP, encoded by the coding sequence ATGGCCGAACCCGTGCTTGCTTCTTTGATCCATGTCTTAGGCTCCCTGCTTAGCAGCAGAGCAACCGACCATGGCCGGCGCCTCTGGTCCGTAAGTCGTGATGTCGGATGGCTCCGTGATGAGCTCCACAGCATGCAGCTCTTCCTTCACGAGATGGAGGTTTGCAGCATTGAGGGCGGCGTCGCCAGAGAAGCATGGATTGACCAGATGAGGGACATCATGTCCGACTCGGAGGACGCCATCGACATCTTCGACGCCAGCCAAGTACAAGGCTGCTGTGTTCTTGGTAAGCTGAGATCGAGGCATGACGTCGGGGCTCGGATCAGGCGCATCCGGGCTCAGCTGAGTGACATCTCCCGTCGCCGACTGGAGTATGCAGTTGAAAGACCTAGAGAATCAAGTGATAAGTGGATCCATGGTCTTTTAGCCTCATCTCCAATGGTTCATGACATAGATGTTGTAGGCCTGGATAAATATCTGGATGTGTTGCTTCGGCATATCTTGGATGGAGGTTTGGAGTCGGAGCTAAGTGTCATATCCTTGGTTGGCATGGGAGGTGTTGGGAAGACCACACTTGCCAAGAAGGCGTACACCAACCCAGACGTGAAGAAGCATTTCGAATGCTGTGCGTGGATCTATGTGTCGAAAACGATGGAGCTGCGCTCTATCCTCTGTGAGATGGTCAAGGGGCTGATGAGGATCCCCTCTGCAGAGGCGAGCTCCCTCTGCGAGAAGCGGCTCCAAGAATTGCTCTTGAGTGGCCTTGGCTGTAAAAAGTTTCTGCTTGTGTTTGATGATGTCTGGGACAGAGGGTTGTGGGATATCATCAAGCTAGTACTGCCCAGAAATTGCAGCGGAAGCCGAGTGCTTGTGACAACTCGTAATGCCGCTGTGGCTGGCTCAGTTGAAGGCGCAAAGAGCACTGTACAGCAGCTTCAGCCATTGCCATTTGAAGATTCCtggaatttgttttgcaaaaAGGCATTCTTGCAGGATGGAATATGTCCGGACGCTGTAAAGGAAACTGCTGAGGACATTGTGAAGAAATGTGTTGGTTTGCCTCTTGCTATTGTTGCTGCAGGGAGTATGATGTCCGGGAAAGAACAAACAGATACTGAGTGGAAAAGTGTCCTGGCAAGCATTCAGAAGGATCTAAGCAATGGTCAAATGGGAATTCAGCAGACACTGCTATCAAGTTATAGGGACCTCCCACACCCTTTGAAGCCATGTTTTATGCTGCTCTCTGTAATCCCATATAAGTCACAGATCTCCCGAAAGAAATTAGTTCGGTTATGGATTGCCGAAGGGTTTGTGAAAGAAAAGGCTGATGAGACACTTGAAATTACTGCAGAGAAGTACCTCGCGGAGCTGATCAACAAAAGCATGGTAGAAGTGGCAACGGCAAGCATCAGTGGGAGAGTAAAAGCATGCAGAGTTCATGATCTTCTTCACGATCTTGCCATTTGGCTGTCTGAAAATGAGAAATTTTCCATCATCTGCGCTGATAAAGGCCCAAGTGTTAGTGATCGGCGCGTATCCCTGCAAATGCCTCATGTATCATTCAGCAATGAACGCAAGAAAAGATTGCGGTCTGTTTTCATGTTCAACAACAGTGCACCAACTGCAATTAAATGCAATGTTATTTCAAGGAGCTTTGGTCTGGTAAGAATTCTGGATTTTGAAGATGGTAACATGCTAGAACTTCCAAAAGAGATCGGAGGCTTAGTTCACTTGAGGTACCTTGGACTAAGGGGAACGAAGttgaagaagctcccaagaaCAATGAACAAGCTCTATCACTTGCAAACTCTTGATATCAGGAAGACTCAGATAAAGCGAATCACGTTTCAAATCAAATGTTTAAGAAATCTACGGCATCTAGAGATGAAACAAGATGACCAATGCATCCAGATCCCGATAGGATTTAATCAGCTTGACAAACTCCAGATATTAACTGGGTTGCAAGCAAGCACAGCCGTGGTTCGTGAGATTGCAAGCCTTACCCAGCTGAAGAAGCTTTCGATAGAGGATTTAAAAAATGAAGATGCCAAAGAGCTATGCTCTTCTGTGAACAATATGAAGGAACTATCATACCTATCCATCTTCCCTAGCGATGGCACCAGGCCACTTGACCTTGCAATGTTGGAACCTTCTTCATGTCTACAGAAGCTGAATCTAGCTGGATCTTTGCAGACATTGCCAAATTGGTTTGCTCAACTAGACAACCTTACAAAGCTGCGCTTGAGCTTCTCACAGCTGGAAGATGACCCGCTTTCAGTTCTTGTTCGATTGCCGAATCTGATGTTCCTCCAGCTGAACAATGCATACAAGGGGAAAGTAATGAGATGCTGCCGTTCCGGTTTTTTAAAGCTGAAAATCTTCATCATAACTGAACTTGAGGAACTGGAGCGGTGGGATGTTGTTGATGGAGCAATGCCATGTGTTCAAGAAGTGTGGATCATGTCATGTGCAAAGCTGGCAGCTATTCCTGCTGGGTTCCAGTCACTTGCTACATTGCAGAGGTTGAGATTGGTGGGCATGCCAAGCTCCTTTCTTGGTAAATTGGGGGATGGTGGTGATGATTTTATAAGGGTCAGACATATTCCATCTATCCAGACCATTCAACAGTTTGGGCAGCCCTAA
- the LOC109757480 gene encoding cytokinin dehydrogenase 5 — translation MARCLVFIVFQIYCLISTVGLPLEPAELLQLGGDVGGGRLSTDPADVLEASRDFGGFTRGEPLAVYHPSGAGDVAALVRAAYGSARDIRVSARGHGHSISGQAQVAGGVVVDMSRGGKAPSRALPVYSPELGGHYVDVWGGELWIDVLNWTLSHGGLAPRSWTDYLYLSVGGTLSNAGISGQAFHHGPQISNVYELDVVTGKGEAVTCSEAKNPELFFGALGGLGQLGIITRARIALEPAPRKVRWIRALYSNFTEFTADQERLISQSQHGGGRRFDYVEGFVVAAEGLINNWRSSFFSPQNPVKLSSLKHHTGVLYCLEVTKNYDDSTAATVDQEVDALLGDLNFLPGTVFTTDLAYVDFLDRVHTAELKLRGKGMWEVPHPWLNLFVPASRIADFDRGVFRGILGSRTSGGPILIYPMNKHKWDPRSSVVTPDEEVFYLVAFLRSALPGAPQSLEALARQNREILDFCAEAGIGARQYLPNHKSQPEWEAHFGEERWARFAGLKAQFDPRAMLATGQGIFPPPALLSDF, via the exons ATGGCGCGGTGCTTGGTCTTCATAGTGTTCCAGATATACTGCCTCATCTCGACCGTGGGCCTGCCGCTGGAGCCCGCGGAGCTGCTGCAGCTGGGCGGCGacgtgggcggcggccgcctcaGCACCGACCCGGCCGACGTCCTGGAGGCGTCCCGCGACTTCGGCGGGTTCACCCGGGGCGAGCCGTTGGCGGTGTACCACCCGAGCGGGGCCGGCGACGTCGCGGCGCTGGTCCGGGCGGCGTACGGGTCTGCCCGCGACATCCGCGTGTCGGCGCGCGGCCACGGGCATTCCATCAGCGGGCAGGCGCAGGTGGCCGGCGGGGTGGTGGTGGACATGAGCCGCGGGGGCAAGGCGCCGTCGCGCGCATTGCCGGTGTACTCGCCGGAGCTGGGCGGGCACTACGTGGACGTGTGGGGCGGCGAACTGTGGATCGACGTGCTCAACTGGACGCTCTCGCACGGCGGGCTGGCGCCGCGGTCCTGGACGGACTACCTCTACCTGTCCGTGGGCGGCACCCTCTCCAACGCCGGCATCAGCGGCCAGGCGTTCCACCACGGGCCCCAGATCAGCAATGTCTACGAGCTCGACGTCGTAACCG GGAAGGGCGAGGCGGTGACCTGCTCGGAGGCGAAGAACCCGGAGCTCTTCTTCGGCGCGCTGGGCGGGCTGGGGCAGCTCGGGATCATCACGCGCGCTCGCATCGCCCTCGAGCCTGCTCCCCGCAAG GTTCGCTGGATCCGGGCGCTCTACTCCAACTTCACCGAGTTCACGGCGGACCAAGAGCGGCTCATCTCCCAGTCGCAGCACGGCGGCGGCCGCCGGTTCGACTACGTGGAGGGCTTCGTGGTCGCCGCCGAGGGCCTCATCAACAACTGGAGGTCCTCCTTCTTCTCGCCGCAGAACCCAGTGAAGCTCAGCTCGCTCAAGCACCACACCGGCGTGCTCTACTGCCTGGAGGTCACCAAGAACTACGACGACTCAACCGCCGCCACCGTTGATCAG GAGGTTGACGCGCTGCTGGGCGACCTGAACTTCCTCCCGGGCACGGTGTTCACGACGGACCTGGCGTACGTGGACTTCCTGGACCGGGTGCACACGGCGGAGCTGAAGCTGCGCGGCAAGGGCATGTGGGAGGTGCCGCACCCGTGGCTGAACCTGTTCGTGCCGGCGTCGCGCATCGCCGACTTCGACCGCGGCGTCTTCCGCGGCATCCTCGGCAGCCGCACCTCCGGCGGGCCCATCCTCATCTACCCCATGAACAAGCACAA ATGGGACCCGAGGAGCTCGGTGGTGACGCCGGACGAGGAGGTGTTCTACCTGGTGGCGTTCCTGCGGTCGGCGCTGCCGGGCGCGCCGCAGAGCCTCGAGGCGCTGGCGCGGCAGAACCGGGAGATCCTCGACTTCTGCGCCGAGGCCGGGATCGGGGCCAGGCAGTACCTGCCCAACCACAAGTCGCAGCCCGAGTGGGAGGCCCATTTCGGGGAGGAGAGGTGGGCGCGGTTCGCGGGCCTCAAGGCCCAGTTCGACCCGAGGGCCATGCTGGCCACCGGGCAGGGCATCTTCCCGCCGCCGGCGCTCCTGTCCGATTTTTGA